A part of Legionella sainthelensi genomic DNA contains:
- the fni gene encoding type 2 isopentenyl-diphosphate Delta-isomerase — MTNYLEQFEQRKQDHIKLALMPENQTADLSTLDNINLIHEALPDLNFDEVSIRGNRFGREVEKPFLVSSMTAGHRRAKHINRNLMEACAKNGWAMGVGSQRRELTDSKAAFEWQYLRQDFPEVSLYSNLGIAQLIETSVTDIQRLTDALQADALIIHCNPLQECIQPEGTTTYKGCWDALAHLVKNFELPIIVKETGCGFSRETMTRLNDIGIAAIDVGGLGGTHWGRIEGHRATGDPMRQQAAITFRNWGIDTATSVKLAMEINPSYEIWGSGGVYNGLNAAKLFALGATTVGYAKPMLEAALKSSEQVSLCMQTIEYELKVALFCTGSRTLLDLKKKLG, encoded by the coding sequence ATGACAAATTACCTCGAGCAGTTTGAACAACGCAAACAAGATCATATTAAGTTGGCTTTAATGCCTGAAAACCAAACTGCTGATTTAAGTACTTTGGACAATATTAATTTAATTCATGAAGCACTTCCTGATTTAAATTTTGATGAAGTCTCTATTAGAGGAAATCGATTTGGTCGCGAAGTTGAAAAACCTTTTCTTGTTAGTTCTATGACCGCAGGACATCGACGCGCAAAACACATCAATCGAAACCTTATGGAAGCCTGCGCAAAAAATGGTTGGGCAATGGGCGTAGGCTCACAAAGACGGGAACTTACAGATTCTAAAGCAGCTTTTGAATGGCAATATTTACGTCAAGATTTTCCAGAAGTAAGTTTATACAGTAACTTGGGGATAGCTCAATTAATTGAAACATCCGTTACCGACATACAGCGCTTAACGGATGCTTTGCAGGCTGATGCATTAATTATTCATTGTAATCCCCTGCAAGAATGCATACAACCTGAAGGAACCACAACCTATAAAGGATGTTGGGATGCGTTGGCCCATCTAGTAAAAAATTTTGAGTTGCCCATTATAGTCAAAGAAACTGGTTGCGGTTTTTCACGTGAAACAATGACACGCTTAAATGATATTGGCATTGCAGCAATTGATGTAGGAGGATTAGGCGGAACTCACTGGGGACGAATTGAAGGGCATAGAGCCACTGGTGACCCAATGAGACAACAAGCCGCCATAACTTTTCGCAACTGGGGAATTGACACTGCAACCTCAGTAAAACTTGCAATGGAAATTAACCCCTCTTACGAAATTTGGGGATCTGGTGGAGTATATAACGGGTTAAATGCTGCTAAGCTTTTTGCACTTGGGGCAACAACAGTTGGTTATGCAAAACCAATGCTTGAAGCAGCACTAAAATCATCTGAACAAGTTAGTTTATGCATGCAGACAATAGAGTACGAATTAAAAGTAGCTTTGTTCTGTACTGGAAGTAGAACCCTATTAGACTTAAAGAAAAAATTGGGTTGA